GTTGACCTTCTCGATGCTCTCGCGGACCTTCTGGATGTCGTCCCTGTTGGCGGTGTCGATCTTGTTGATGATTATGACGTCGGCAGCGCGGAAGTTGGTCTCACCGGGGTGGTACTTGAGCTCGTGGCCCGGCCTGTGCGGGTCGGTGACGACTATCCAGAGGTCGGGAACGTAGAACGGGAAGTCGTTGTTACCTCCGTCCCAGAGGATTATGTCCGCCTCCTTCTCGGCCTCGCGGAGGATCTTCTCGTAGTCAACGCCCGCGTAGACGACCATTCCCCTGTCGATGTACGGCTCGTACTCTTCACGCTCCTCGATGGTGCACTCGTACCTGTCGAGGTCCTCGTAGCTCGCGAACCTCTGGACGATCTGCTTCCTGAGGTCGCCGTAGGGCATCGGGTGCCTTATGGCGACGACCTTGTAGCCCATCTCCTGGAGGAGCTGGGCGACCTTCCTGCTTGTCTGGCTCTTTCCACAGCCGGTTCTGACGGCGGTGACCGCTATAACCGGCTTGGTGCTCTTTATCATGGTGCTCTTCGGTCCAAGGAGCCAAAAGTCGGCCCCGGCGCTGTGGGCCCTGCTCGCGAGGTGCATGACGTGCTCGTGGGAAACGTCGGAGTAGGCGAAGACAACTATGTCGATGTCGTGCTCCTTGATTATCTTCTCAAGGTCGTCCTCGCTCCATATCGGTATTCCGTTCGGGTAGAGTTCTCCGGCCAGCTCGGGCGGGTAAATTCTTCCCTCAATGTCGGGAATCTGGGTGGCGGTGAACGCTACAACCTCGTACTCGGGATTGTCCCTGAAGAACGTGTTGAAGTTGTGGAAGTCCCTTCCGGCGGCGCCCAAAATCAGAACCCTCTTTCTCCTCTTCTCGGCCATTTCGACCACCTCAAAAGTTTGTAATCTGGCATTAATGCATGGTTTTTGGCATTTATAACGGTTTTTGTTTAATGGTGCAAGCTTCTGGCGGGATTTATTC
This window of the Thermococcus siculi genome carries:
- a CDS encoding cyclic 2,3-diphosphoglycerate synthase, which codes for MAEKRRKRVLILGAAGRDFHNFNTFFRDNPEYEVVAFTATQIPDIEGRIYPPELAGELYPNGIPIWSEDDLEKIIKEHDIDIVVFAYSDVSHEHVMHLASRAHSAGADFWLLGPKSTMIKSTKPVIAVTAVRTGCGKSQTSRKVAQLLQEMGYKVVAIRHPMPYGDLRKQIVQRFASYEDLDRYECTIEEREEYEPYIDRGMVVYAGVDYEKILREAEKEADIILWDGGNNDFPFYVPDLWIVVTDPHRPGHELKYHPGETNFRAADVIIINKIDTANRDDIQKVRESIEKVNPNAIVIDGASPLYVDKPELIKGKRVLVVEDGPTLTHGGMKYGAGYIAAKKYGAAEIIDPRPYAVGSIVDTYKKYSHLDVILPAMGYGAKQIKELEETINRADADVVIMGTPIDLRRVMKLNKPAVRVRYELEEIGEPKLKDILKDFVEKCEKLKKE